In Callospermophilus lateralis isolate mCalLat2 chromosome 18, mCalLat2.hap1, whole genome shotgun sequence, one DNA window encodes the following:
- the LOC143383231 gene encoding cocaine esterase-like has translation MCLHRLSAWLILVAYGLLMLLIQGQGQDSVSPIRMTHTGQVRGSLVHVKATDVGVHTFLGIPFAKPPVGPLRFVAPEPPEAWSGVRNGTSHPAMCLQNADALNLEALNLGTINLPPIPMSEDCLYLSIYAPAHAREGSNLPVMVWIHGGGLVMGSASMFDGSILAAIENVLVVSIQYRLGVLGFFSTGDQHATGNWGYLDQVAALRWVQQNIAHFGGNPDRVTIFGESAGGTSVSSHVVSPMSQGLFHGAIMESGVALLPGLITSSSKVVSTMVANLSDCGQVESEALVSCLRGKSEQEMLAITKPFKMISAVVDGAFLPRHPQELLASADFQPVPSIIGVNNDEYGWLLPMFLGPPEIQKNVDRETVRALLHRTSAQMMKLPAECADLLMEEYMGDNEDPHTLRLQFQEMMADFMFVMPALQVAHDQSSHAPVYFYEFQHPPSVIKAMRPPHVKADHGDEFIFVFGSFINGFRVELTEEEELLSRRMMKYWANFARNGNPNGEGLPHWPLFDQDQQYLQLDIQPAVGQALKAHRLQFWTKTLPQKIQELKEAEDKHKEH, from the exons GCCAGGACTCAGTCAGCCCCATCCGGATGACTCACACCGGGCAGGTGCGGGGCAGCCTCGTTCACGTGAAGGCAACAGATGTGGGGGTCCACACCTTCCTGGGAATTCCCTTTGCCAAGCCACCTGTAGGACCACTGCGCTTTGTAGCCCCTGAGCCACCTGAAGCTTGGAGTGGTGTGAGGAATGGGACCTCCCACCCGGCCAT GTGTCTGCAAAATGCAGATGCATTGAATCTAGAGGCTCTGAACCTAGGGACTATAAACTTGCCTCCCATCCCCATGTCAGAGGACTGCCTGTACCTCAGCATCTACGCGCCTGCACATGCCCGTGAGGGCTCTAACCTGCCT GTGATGGTCTGGATCCATGGTGGTGGCTTGGTGATGGGCTCAGCTTCCatgtttgatggttctattctggCAGCCATTGAAAATGTACTGGTGGTCAGTATTCAGTATCGCCTGGGAGTTCTGGGCTTCTTCAG CACTGGAGACCAGCATGCCACTGGCAACTGGGGCTACCTGGACCAAGTGGCTGCCCTACGCTGGGTCCAGCAGAATATCGCCCACTTTGGAGGCAACCCTGATCGGGTCACCATTTTTGGGGAGTCTGCAGGTGGCACTAGTGTGTCCTCACATGTGGTGTCTCCAATGTCCCAAGGACTCTTCCATGGTGCCATCATGGAGAGTGGGGTGGCCCTGCTGCCTGGCCTCATCACCAGCTCATCTAAAGTTGTCtccaca ATGGTGGCCAACCTGTCTGACTGTGGGCAGGTAGAGTCAGAGGCCCTGGTGAGCTGCCTGCGGGGCAAGAGTGAACAGGAAATGCTGGCTATTACCAAG CCCTTCAAGATGATTTCTGCTGTGGTGGATGGGGCCTTCCTACCCAGGCACCCACAGGAGCTTCtggcctctgctgattttcaaccTGTTCCGAGCATCATTGGTGTCAACAATGATGAGTATGGTTGGCTCCTTCCCATG TTCTTGGGCCCACCTGAAATCCAGAAAAACGTAGACAGAGAGACCGTGCGAGCTCTTCTGCACAGAACATCAGCACAGATG ATGAAGTTGCCTGCCGAATGTGCTGACCTATTGATGGAGGAGTACATGGGAGACAACGAGGACCCCCACACCCTCCGACTCCAGTTCCAGGAGATGATGGCAGACTTCATGTTTGTGATGCCTGCACTCCAAGTAGCACATGATCAGA GCTCCCATGCTCCTGTCTACTTCTATGAGTTCCAGCATCCGCCCAGCGTGATTAAGGCCATGAGGCCTCCACATGTGAAGGCTGACCATGGTGACGAGTTCATCTTTGTCTTTGGATCCTTCATTAATGGCTTCAGAG TTGAGCTcactgaggaggaggagctgctgagCAGGAGGATGATGAAGTACTGGGCCAACTTTGCTCGAAATGG GAACCCCAACGGAGAGGGCCTACCCCACTGGCCACTGTTCGACCAGGACCAGCAGTACCTGCAGCTGGACATCCAGCCTGCTGTGGGCCAGGCCCTGAAGGCACACAGGCTGCAGTTCTGGACCAAGACCCTGCCTCAGAAGATCCAGGAGCTAAAGGAGGCGGAGGACAAGCACAAAGAACACTAG